Proteins co-encoded in one Scatophagus argus isolate fScaArg1 chromosome 11, fScaArg1.pri, whole genome shotgun sequence genomic window:
- the LOC124067224 gene encoding claudin-14-like produces MTSMAVQLLGFFLGLLGFAGTVVATLLPHWRSTAYVGSNIITATAYMKGLWMECVWHSTGIYQCELYRSLLALPRDLQAARALMVLSCITSILASIVSVLGMKCTRFARGSLIKSPLALSGAICFLCAGLLCLITVSWTTNDVVMDFYDPFLPSGLKYEIGLAVYLGYASACLSLTGGLVLCWSSSGDRSRSPLHMQRNQPSSPPPAFNHIYPPAPLYKPPEALKDNHAPSLCSLSSSGYRLNNYV; encoded by the exons ATGACCAGCATGGCGGTTCAACTCCTTGGCTTCTTTTTGGGGCTGTTGGGGTTTGCAGGGACTGTAGTTGCAACTCTGCTCCCCCACTGGCGCAGCACAGCCTACGTGGGCTCCAACATCATCACAGCCACTGCTTACATGAAAGGTCTgtggatggagtgtgtgtggcaCAGCACTGGCATTTACCAGTGTGAGCTGTACAGATCTCTGCTGGCCCTGCCACGCGACCTGCAG GCTGCCCGGGCGCTCATGGTGCTTTCCTGTATCACCTCAATCCTGGCTTCTATTGTATCAGTGCTCGGGATGAAGTGTACCCGCTTTGCCCGTGGCTCACTGATCAAATCACCACTGGCGCTAAGTGGGgcaatttgttttctctgtgctggCCTTCTCTGCCTGATCACCGTGTCCTGGACCACCAACGATGTCGTCATGGATTTCTACGACCCCTTCCTCCCCAGTGGGCTGAAGTATGAGATCGGCCTGGCCGTGTACCTCGGTTATGCCTCGGCCTGCCTCAGCCTGACCGGAGGTCTGGTGCTGTGCTGGAGCAGCAGTGGTGACAGGTCACGGAGCCCCCTCCATATGCAGAGGAATCAACCATCATCGCCTCCTCCTGCCTTCAACCACATATATCCTCCTGCTCCACTCTACAAGCCCCCCGAGGCCCTGAAGGACAATCACGCTCCATCACTTTGCTCCCTTTCCAGCAGTGGTTACAGGCTCAATAACTACGTCTAA
- the LOC124067221 gene encoding F-box only protein 47-like translates to MVRKNSRNVGKYTMTRKSKQYKRTPGRPLAARTIVTRNQRHISGSFFYRLPSEVFDMILDKMTVLEISVLSMVSKDFTRHVVNYISTLVWKNKMIADSFHCCTCLEQRSTIGRYRDLGLLFKRCTLLLPTKDRLKFIFSKFSEIPCFMLEQCLLPDCIAFSSYGVFLKTLIAGWDELECQRVFSFLCDITNLPQKVEAVITGKPGVRWYQELQVRLFCRKVLLDPWLNQPECQFWLTLLLKPWPMVSQAHLMFILYGPLLPGGTLGWQDLVERELPHSTLWDLARAILMLFSKLEVKDRASHSMLTILEELIVIPQPWHVENVARLLVLCGSSLCYTFLASKAVNGRLNEISRLIVYIILVCEKDGYHMTWAVKLVQQICKSFSTAPEKFRFVQQLENMFSEVIREIFEFSVAGNHLEETFQTLCVLLSSSARFHAKFLHMFLK, encoded by the exons atggtgaggaaaaactccaGAAATGTTGGGAAGTACACAATGACACGCAAGTCCAAGCAGTACAAAAGGACTCCCGGTCGGCCCCTTGCGGCCAGAACCATCGTGACCCGCAATCAGCGTCACATCAGCGGCAGCTTCTTCTACAGGCTCCCGTCGGAGGTGTTCGACATGATCCTGGATAAGATGACTG tgctggAGATCAGTGTGCTCAGCATGGTCTCCAAGGACTTCACTAGACACGTTGTGAACTACATCTCCACGCTGGTCTGGAAGAATAAAATGATCGCTGATAGCTTTCACTGCTGCACCTGCCTTGAACAGAGATCCACTATTGGACGCTACAGAGATCTGG GTCTGTTGTTCAAGAGATGCACCCTGTTGCTACCAACAAAGGACAGGTTAAAGTTTATCTTTAGCAAGTTTTCAGAG ATTCCCTGCTTCATGTTAGAGCAATGTTTATTACCAGACTGTATTGCTTTCTCCAGCTATGGAGTCTTCCTCAAG ACACTGATCGCAGGGTGGGATGAGCTGGAGTGCCAAAGAGTGTTCAGCTTCctgtgtgacatcacaaatCTGCCTCAGAAAGTCGAGGCAGTCATCACCGGAAAACcag GGGTAAGGTGGTACCAGGAGCTGCAGGTCCGCCTGTTCTGCCGTAAGGTTCTGTTGGACCCGTGGCTAAACCAGCCAGAATGCCAGTTCTGGCTAACACTACTCCTGAAGCCTTGGCCCATGGTCAGCCAGGCACACTTAATGTTCATCCTCTACGGACCTCTGCTTCCTGGGG GCACCCTCGGTTGGCAGGATCTGGTGGAGAGGGAGCTGCCTCACAGCACGCTGTGGGACCTGGCAAGGGCCATCCTTATGCTTTTCAGCAAACTAGAAGTCAAAGACCGGGCCAGCCATTCAATGCTGACAATCTTGGAGGAGCTCATTG TCATTCCCCAGCCATGGCATGTGGAGAATGTGGCTCGTCTTTTGGTGCTGTGTGGCAGCAGTCTCTGTTACACCTTTCTAGCCAGCAAGGCAGTCAACGGGCGGCTTAACGAGATCTCCAGGCTCATTGTGTACATCATACTG GTGTGTGAGAAGGATGGTTATCACATGACCTGGGCGGTGAAGTTGGTGCAGCAGATCTGCAAGTCGTTCAGCACGGCTCCTGAAAAGTTCCGCTTCGTTCAGCAACTGGAGAACATGTTCTCCGAGGTCATCAGGGAGATTTTTGAGTTTTCTGTTGCAG GAAACCATCTTGAAGAGACTTTCCAGACCCTGTgtgtcctcctgtcctccagCGCCCGCTTCCATGCTAAGTTCCTCCACATGTTCCTCAAATAG
- the LOC124067222 gene encoding ADP-ribosylation factor-like protein 6, protein MGLLDKLTGWLGLRKKEVNVLCLGLDNSGKTTIINQLKPPNTQAQEIVPTIGFNIEKFKSSSLSFTVFDMSGQNRYRNLWEHYYKESHAIIFVIDSGDKLRMVVAKEELDTVLSHEDIRCKKIPILFFANKMDLQDAMSSAKVSQMLCLETIKDKPWHICASNAIKGEGLQEGLDWLQEQFGQSYQNNEHVND, encoded by the exons ATGGGGCTTCTGGATAAACTGACGGGCTGGCTCGGCCTCAGGAAGAAGGAGGTCAACGTTTTGTGTTTGGGACTGGACAACAGCGGCAAAACTACCATCATAAACCAACTCAAACCTCCTAAT ACGCAGGCACAAGAAATAGTCCCAACAATTGGCTTCAACATTGAAAAGTTCAAGAGCTCAAG CCTGTCTTTCACAGTCTTTGATATGTCCGGGCAGAACAGATACAGAAACCTGTGGGAGCATTACTACAA AGAGAGCCACGCCATCATATTTGTCATCGACAGCGGTGACAAGCTGAGGATGGTTGTCGCCAAAGAGGAACTAGATACTGTTCTCAGTCACGAAG ATATCCGCTGCAAAAAGATACCAATATTGTTCTTTGCTAACAAGATGGATCTGCAGGACGCCATGTCTTCTGCCAAGGTCTCACAGATGTTGTGCTTGGAGACCATCAAAGACAAACCCTGGCACATCTG tgccaGCAATGCTATCAAAGGAGAAGGCCTCCAGGAAGGACTGGACTGGCTGCAAG AACAATTTGGACA ATCATATCAAAACAATGAACACGTGAATGACTGA